Proteins from one Toxotes jaculatrix isolate fToxJac2 chromosome 13, fToxJac2.pri, whole genome shotgun sequence genomic window:
- the yrk gene encoding tyrosine-protein kinase Fgr isoform X1 has protein sequence MGCVCCKQKKSTKAAATTSATAVDITDLSPSNADGGLSSVLTQSHQTIPDFNKGFACSTIFPNTNTHQRPGCITGGGVTLFIALYDYDARTEDDLTFQKGEKFQIINNTEGDWWEARSLDTGNSGYIPSNYVAPVDSIQAEEWYFGKMGRKDAERQLLGHGNQRGTFLIRESETTKGAYSLSIRDWDDNKGDHVKHYKIRKLDNGGYYITTRSQFDTVQQLVEHYTERAAGLCCRLIGSCKRGMPKLADLSVKTKDMWEIPRESLQLIKKLGNGQFGEVWMGMWNGTTKVAVKTLKPGTMSPEAFLEEAQIMKRLRHDKLVQLYAVVSEEPIYIITEFMSQGSLLDFLKDGEGQSLKLPQLVDMAAQIAAGMAYIERMNYIHRDLRAANILVGDNLVCKIADFGLARLIEDNEYTARQGAKFPIKWTAPEAALYGRFTIKSDVWSFGILLTELITKGRVPYPGMNNREVLEQVERGYRMPCAPGCPASLHELMLQCWRREADERHTFEYLQSFLEDYFTATEPQYQPGENL, from the exons ATGGGGTGTGTCTGTTGCAAGCAGAAGAAGTCCaccaaagcagcagcaacaacatcaGCAACAGCAGTAGACATTACAGATCTGTCTCCTAGCAACGCAGATGGAGGGTTGTCCTCAGTCTTGACTCAGAGCCATCAGACCATCCCAGACTTCAACAAGGGCTTCGCATGCAGCACCATCTTCcccaacaccaacacacaccaacgGCCTGGATGCATAACgg GTGGTGGAGTCACTCTCTTTATAGCTCTGTATGACTATGACGCTCGCACTGAAGATGACCTCACTTTCCAGAAAGGAGAGAAATTTCAGATCATTAACAATAC agagggagactggTGGGAGGCTCGATCTTTGGACACTGGCAACTCAGGTTACATCCCCTCCAACTACGTAGCTCCTGTCGACTCCATACAGGCTGAgga gTGGTATTTTGGGAAGATGGGGAGGAAGGATGCGGAGAGACAGCTGCTGGGCCATGGCAACCAGAGGGGAACTTTTCTCATACGAGAGAGCGAGACCACCAAGG GTGCTTATTCTCTGTCTATCCGTGACTGGGATGACAACAAGGGAGACCATGTGAAACATTACAAGATCCGCAAACTAGACAACGGTGGCTACTACATCACCACGAGATCACAGTTTGACACTGTTCAGCAGCTGGTAGAGCACTACACAG aGAGAGCGGCGGGACTGTGCTGCCGTTTGATTGGCAGCTGTAAACGGGGCATGCCTAAGCTGGCTGACTTATCAGTGAAGACCAAGGATATGTGGGAGATTCCCCGTGAATCCCTCCAGCTGATTAAGAAACTGGGCAACGGCCAGTTTGGAGAAGTCTGGATGG GCATGTGGAACGGCACCACCAAGGTAGCAGTGAAGACTCTGAAGCCAGGAACCATGTCCCCCGAGGCCTTCCTGGAGGAGGCTCAAATCATGAAGAGACTTCGCCACGACAAGCTGGTGCAGCTCTACGCCGTTGTGTCGGAGGAACCTATCTACATTATCACTGAGTTCATGAGCCAAG GAAGTTTGCTGGACTTCTTAAAAGATGGAGAGGGGCAAAGCCTGAAGCTGCCTCAGCTGGTGGACATGGCTGCACAG ATTGCAGCTGGAATGGCGTATATCGAGAGGATGAACTACATCCATCGTGACCTGCGAGCAGCTAACATTCTCGTTGGAGACAATCTAGTGTGCAAGATCGCTGACTTCGGCCTGGCCAGGCTCATTGAGGACAACGAGTACACAGCTAGACAAG GGGCGAAGTTCCCCATCAAGTGGACCGCTCCAGAAGCTGCACTGTATGGACGCTTTACCATCAAATCAGATGTCTGGAGCTTTGGCATCCTACTAACTGAACTCATCACTAAGGGACGTGTACCATACCCAG GCATGAACAACCGTGAGGTGCTGGAGCAGGTGGAGAGGGGCTACAGGATGCCCTGTGCCCCCGGTTGCCCCGCCTCGCTCCATGAACTGATGCTGCAGTGCTGGAGGCGGGAGGCCGATGAGAGGCACACTTTCGAGTATCTGCAGTCCTTCCTGGAGGATTACTTCACCGCCACAGAGCCGCAGTACCAGCCCGGAGAAAACCTGTGA
- the yrk gene encoding tyrosine-protein kinase Fgr isoform X2: protein MGCVCCKQKKSTKAAATTSATAVDITDLSPSNADGGLSSVLTQSHQTIPDFNKGFACSTIFPNTNTHQRPGCITGGGVTLFIALYDYDARTEDDLTFQKGEKFQIINNTEGDWWEARSLDTGNSGYIPSNYVAPVDSIQAEEWYFGKMGRKDAERQLLGHGNQRGTFLIRESETTKGAYSLSIRDWDDNKGDHVKHYKIRKLDNGGYYITTRSQFDTVQQLVEHYTGSNDGLCYYLTKPCLNSTPLTMGLGRDAWEVPRETLALQKKLGQGCFGDVWMGMWNGTTKVAVKTLKPGTMSPEAFLEEAQIMKRLRHDKLVQLYAVVSEEPIYIITEFMSQGSLLDFLKDGEGQSLKLPQLVDMAAQIAAGMAYIERMNYIHRDLRAANILVGDNLVCKIADFGLARLIEDNEYTARQGAKFPIKWTAPEAALYGRFTIKSDVWSFGILLTELITKGRVPYPGMNNREVLEQVERGYRMPCAPGCPASLHELMLQCWRREADERHTFEYLQSFLEDYFTATEPQYQPGENL from the exons ATGGGGTGTGTCTGTTGCAAGCAGAAGAAGTCCaccaaagcagcagcaacaacatcaGCAACAGCAGTAGACATTACAGATCTGTCTCCTAGCAACGCAGATGGAGGGTTGTCCTCAGTCTTGACTCAGAGCCATCAGACCATCCCAGACTTCAACAAGGGCTTCGCATGCAGCACCATCTTCcccaacaccaacacacaccaacgGCCTGGATGCATAACgg GTGGTGGAGTCACTCTCTTTATAGCTCTGTATGACTATGACGCTCGCACTGAAGATGACCTCACTTTCCAGAAAGGAGAGAAATTTCAGATCATTAACAATAC agagggagactggTGGGAGGCTCGATCTTTGGACACTGGCAACTCAGGTTACATCCCCTCCAACTACGTAGCTCCTGTCGACTCCATACAGGCTGAgga gTGGTATTTTGGGAAGATGGGGAGGAAGGATGCGGAGAGACAGCTGCTGGGCCATGGCAACCAGAGGGGAACTTTTCTCATACGAGAGAGCGAGACCACCAAGG GTGCTTATTCTCTGTCTATCCGTGACTGGGATGACAACAAGGGAGACCATGTGAAACATTACAAGATCCGCAAACTAGACAACGGTGGCTACTACATCACCACGAGATCACAGTTTGACACTGTTCAGCAGCTGGTAGAGCACTACACAG GGAGTAATGATGGGCTGTGTTATTACCTGACCAAGCCCTGTCTCAACTCCACCCCTCTCACCATGGGCCTTGGGCGGGATGCCTGGGAGGTGCCCAGGGAAACACTGGCCCTGCAAAAGAAGCTGGGACAGGGCTGCTTCGGGGACGTGTGGATGG GCATGTGGAACGGCACCACCAAGGTAGCAGTGAAGACTCTGAAGCCAGGAACCATGTCCCCCGAGGCCTTCCTGGAGGAGGCTCAAATCATGAAGAGACTTCGCCACGACAAGCTGGTGCAGCTCTACGCCGTTGTGTCGGAGGAACCTATCTACATTATCACTGAGTTCATGAGCCAAG GAAGTTTGCTGGACTTCTTAAAAGATGGAGAGGGGCAAAGCCTGAAGCTGCCTCAGCTGGTGGACATGGCTGCACAG ATTGCAGCTGGAATGGCGTATATCGAGAGGATGAACTACATCCATCGTGACCTGCGAGCAGCTAACATTCTCGTTGGAGACAATCTAGTGTGCAAGATCGCTGACTTCGGCCTGGCCAGGCTCATTGAGGACAACGAGTACACAGCTAGACAAG GGGCGAAGTTCCCCATCAAGTGGACCGCTCCAGAAGCTGCACTGTATGGACGCTTTACCATCAAATCAGATGTCTGGAGCTTTGGCATCCTACTAACTGAACTCATCACTAAGGGACGTGTACCATACCCAG GCATGAACAACCGTGAGGTGCTGGAGCAGGTGGAGAGGGGCTACAGGATGCCCTGTGCCCCCGGTTGCCCCGCCTCGCTCCATGAACTGATGCTGCAGTGCTGGAGGCGGGAGGCCGATGAGAGGCACACTTTCGAGTATCTGCAGTCCTTCCTGGAGGATTACTTCACCGCCACAGAGCCGCAGTACCAGCCCGGAGAAAACCTGTGA